In the genome of Nakaseomyces glabratus chromosome K, complete sequence, the window ACCAATGAGCCTGATAGAGATGGTTGTGTTAACGCTATTCTTCTGGTATAAGCAGTCCTTTGGAGTTACACTATTAAGGGTAATAAAACAAAGGCATATTCATCGAAAGCACAACTTAAAAACTAGAAGCATtatattatcatttataATCACGACGATTAGATTACTAGTTCTAATCATAACTTCATTGTATATTAACTAGTCAAGctatttactatttttagGGTATCGTTTATTTTAATAGATATAGAATATCTGTTTCCATACTTAGGTGGGTATATATGTAAGTTTAAGAGAATTTTGGATTGAATCGGGTATTTGAGTTATTAGAGTAATAAAGAAGTTAATGATGTATATTGACATGCTTTAAttgtttgtatattttatatataaaaaaggGACCTAATAAAAATTCAAGTTTTCCAGCTAATAGTGTCCTGAGATAACCTTGTCGCTTGACAGCTTAAGTGCAAATCTGTATTTTAAGCTCTATGCATAATGGTCTACATTTCATAGAAGGGTAATACGGAGGAGTTTTGTGTATATCATCATTgtaagaataaaaaaatacgGTATTTTCGCATTAAACGTTAGTTGCTATAGtaaaagagaaagataaATCCTAATGTCATTAAATCATTCTTGGCCAAAACCGATTGTCTCCTCGACAGCGAGTGTTAGCTTCTTAGCCATACTATCATAATCAGCATATGGAGGTAGATCCACCCTGTTGAAACAAGTATGTGATTTTGGTAATTGTTCAACTTCACCAGCCTTTTCGATAGTAAATCTTCTTGGACCGTCAGACCCCTGTAGATCTTTGAAACCATTGACAGGAATACGAGAGGTACCAGTAGTAAATTGAAGTAAACGTGCTCTTTGTTCGTTATCCCACTCACTGACACACTTCCAGAACCATTGAATGACCTCGTCTGACTCTTGATAACCACGATAGTCTGTGTGCTTCTTCCAATCTTCGATATCAATTTCCGCAATACCACCAATTAATAGTTCTAATTCACGCTCATCGAAGACAGTCACTAGATCTTCAGGAATTAGCTCATTGAAACCGTCCATGAATGCCTTGAATTGTTCACTAACTCTATCTACAATTCTCCATTGGGAGTACAATTCGACGTATTCTTTCTTCACTTCGTCAGTGACTTCTATGTTTCTTCCATCGGGTTTCAGATCGACTGTTACAACTTCACCGAAACGTTCATCATCAGCAGAAAATGTCAAATCAAGCACACCATCTATACTGTTTTCTAGCATCCACTTCAGTGAGTTATAAACGTCGGCATCAACACCTTCCATATCTTGTAATGCCACCTTCTTACGAAGCATCATCTTATAAAGAGCACCAACGAAGAAAGCATCCAAGAATCTTCTGTGGAAAACACCCAGACCAACAACCCTACcaataaatttgaagtaGTTTAAGTGCTCTGGGTTGATACCACTATTTGAGTTGATTTGGATGGTGTAGTTATCATGAGCAGAATATTCGAATAGACAGTAAAATGGGTTGAACATTTCATGTGAAagtaagaagaagaattctCTGGAGACACCACCATAATCTAGACCTTCTTCACCATCGAACTTGATCATCAATCTCTTTTTCAAGTCTTCTGGTGTCTGTCTCATAATTTCTTGGTAAGCGTCCTCGAAAATGTTATTTCTGCGTACTTTGATATGGCACTGACCTGGTAATATACGTAGCGCTGGCTGAGATCTGAAATATATAACTTTACGTCTGAAGTCACGCTTGTATTGTGGAACGTTCTGATCTAGAGAGGATGGCAATCTTGGATCGTCCCACGTTGTAGTCTTAGTGTTGTGGTCAACGAAGTACACACGGGCAGTGTTTGTCAATCTCATTTCCCAACCAGAAGGCAAAGGACCCAATTGTGACACAGGTTGTTGTTGAATGGTGGTATTGGTTGGACCATATGTACGAATATATTGTTGTCTTCTTGGATCGACCCAGGTGGTAGTCCTTGTATTATGGTCAACGAAGTAAGCTCTGCCTTCTGGAGTGAACCTCTGTTCCCAACCGGAAGGCAATTCACCCAAGCCAGAAGTGGTGGCACCTGTAGCGGCAAAGGCTGCGGCAGCTGCACCGTTGATGGCGGGGGTCGTTGAGGTACCTCCGACTTGGACTGTGACACCGTCAGTGACGTTTCCAGGCAGAGTTCTTCCTCTGTGTTGTCTTCTCTCTAGCTCAGTGTTTGCAGTCAGCTGACTACCCCTTTCTTGCTCGCTCTGTTCTAGAGTTGGTCTCTTCCATGTAGTTGTTCTTGTGTTGTGATCCACGTAGTATGTACGGCCGAAATTGTCTGTTCTTCTTTCCCAGCCTGGTGGCAGGCGTCCGTATTGGTCCTCGAACGAAGAGTACTGTCTGTTTGCGACGTTAGCTGCAGCAGCGGTAGCCGCAGGGTTGCTCTGGTTCCCGCTCTGCAAAGTGGTCTCTACCGCCTGGGCGGTGGGTCTCGGAGTCAATGACGCAGCCTGGACTGTTCTGGTCCCGCTCGCACTACTGCTCATGGTGCTGCTGTTGTGGTTAGCGATCGGCGACGAATTGACGTTTGTGGAGTTGTCCAGGCTCAGGTTGCCCATTGCCGAAGCGGTGGTCTCTGCTGCGGTCGATGAACCGTTTGCGGACGCGGTGGCGGACCCGGAACCAGACCCTGCAACCTTGGAGAGCACGATGATCAAGCGCCCGCTGACGGCCATGCCGTCGTTCGACCGCTTCAGATCCCTCGTGATCGTCTCCTCTTTGGCCCGCGTCTGCGTGGCAGTGTCCTCGTCCAGGTGGCCAAGCACATCCCCAACACGGATATTCACCACACCCAGAAACCCTTGgtccttcttcttgaacttcttcTGGTCAAACACCTGGATCGTCAGAATAGAGTTCTCGTTGATGTCGTCAAACCGAAACGTCTCGTTCCAGTACGGATTCAGCGTCTTCTTCGCAGCAGCAGTAGACTTCGTCTGGTACCCATCAATGGTCAAAACAGCAAACGGATCAGGAGACCGAAACACATCCCTCCGGTATAGGGACTCCGCCGCAACCAACTTAACTGAAATAGCCGGCATATTTGTCCTACTTCTTGCTCTCTGTGTCTCTCTTACACTCTTTACACTCTTTACTCTCTTTACACTTGTTAGTCTCCACCGGTTTTATTCCTTATCTGAACCAAGCTCACAACCCAGCGATCTTATCTTCTTATGATCCTATCCCTTCGcctctttttgttttttctctcttgcCCTAACCCACAATGGTGCTACCTAAAAAGCTTTTCTCTCTCCTAACTGCGCAATCCTTGGTGAAGAGCGAGAAGAGCGAAGAGACCTCCGTAATTCGTGATTTCCATTCTGTTTTATTGTTACGATGTACGTGGAGGTCACGTTTTGCTGGTCAcgttatttctttttgtgtTTTTCTGTTCGGTGCTGGTCTCGATCGGTTCTTCACGCGTCTCTCTTCCTGTCTCTTCTGGCGTGGGGGGGGGTGGGGGGTGTTTACATATTACTGTTTTGGTGCATTTTGTAAACAGTGCTGGGCTGTCCCGCATATATAATAACACTTCTGCATCGGGTAGTGCTAGTGCTTTGCGTGCTAGTGCCCAGGGCTTGCGTGCTTTGCGGGTAGTGTATACATAGCTGTGATTATCACAGCTATGCTTTCGGTGCAAAGAATTGTTTTACTACTATTTACTTGCTGGCGAAGCCAGCAAGTAAATGTGTAAATGTACTCTGTAGCATAacacatatatatacacCGCACTCTGCAACTCTACCAGACATCCACAACTGTCGCACATAACCATGCAATAATGACAGACTATTACGAACCCATAAACATCTTTAGACAGTGCGCCATCAGCGTGAAGAAGCGCGGACAGGAGCACGGGCTGGACGTCGCCACGAGAAGGGTGGCCTCCTGGCAGAGAAGCGCCAAGCTGAACTCGCCAACGCTCCGCAAAGTGTCGGACGACTACTTCCTCACCAAGAAGGTCAAGTCGGACTACTGGCAGGTCTCAGACATGGACCTCTCCGCCACAGCATTCTCCAGCGTCGGCAACCTCGTGATGGTAACCAGCAACAAGGACCAGGACAACGTCAAGCTCTACACGTACGCCGAGGACCCAAACTCGATGCGTCAGCTGCAGACCATCACCGTGCCCGGCGCACCCATCACCACAGCAACACTGCTGCCGGCCGCGGAGTTCAACCCCACCGCATACGTCCCAGACCATGAACAGCTGCTGCTCACGGGCCACAGGGACGGGATAGTGAACCTGATCTCAACAAGCTTCACCAAAGGTGAGTCCCGCATAGTCAAGCGCTACAACCACAGGAAACACCTCGTGTCCATGGCTAACGAAGTGATGAACATAGACACGAAGCACAAGGACGAGATCGAACAACTGCTGGCAAACCACAAACAAAAGAGCAACAGTGCAAGAGCCATGCCAGTGAGATCAATCAAGCCATGGAACGGGATGGGATTTGTCTCCCTCATCAACGACTCCCTGTTTGTTTTCACATTGAATAACACAAAGACACCACAGTACCTGAACTCTTTCCCAGGCATCCAATCCTTCGCAATTCAAACGCACAGCAACCCTTACCTGTTGGGACTAACAGGAACCCATTTTGGCGCGAACAACATCGCTCTACTAGACCTAAAGAAGACACTTTATATTCCCGATCCAGTCATCGACAAGGAATACAGAAAATCATCCTCCCGCTCAGTCTCCTCAGACTGTACTTGGATAAGCAGTTGCTATCTGGCGCAAGCACTGGGCAAAGAAGTTAATATCTGGGATGTCCGTAGAACTGATGGAAAGCCCAAAGCTAAAATATTACCAAACAAAGGTGTCATAGAACACTTAAGCTACCATTACGAGACTGATACTTTGTTCAGCAGCGATGATCAAGGTAATATTATCGCTTGGGATTTGACAAACTTAGATAGACTAGAATATTGTGGTCTAGTCCATGGTTTGGATGCAGTTAAGTACAATATGAACCTTCCAATAAATGATAGCAACTATTCGCAATGTGGCAACGTTGTGGTTAATGGGAATAACAACAGCGCTTGCACATACCGAAAGCTAGCACGTAAGATTGAGGTCAATCAAAGAGCAGGCACATTATTCAGTTATTGTGATCATGAACTGGGCCTTCACCGTCTGTTCTCAGCTCCAGTCGAAATTTCACTACAATTGTCTGATACTGAGACTATCAACTATGAgtcagaagaagaagaagttatGGTTCATGTTGATAAACTACACGACAATTCCCACGAAAATAGTAGTATTCTGCATTCGGATTCCACAACTTTGCATTCAAGAGATTTTGATTCTTACTCTGACAATGAATCCGCTAATACCActgataatgataatgaGCTTGCATATATGGACACCTTCAAAAGGCCAGTGCCCGCCTTTTTAGATGAAAAGGTTGCCGCTTATAACAACCCAGTTCTAAGTTCTAGCTCTTCGACTCTAGCCTACGGCtacttttaaaaaaaaaaactttacCCTGTTGGAACAATGACTTCCAAACTCTAACAAACAATACCCGAGGTCAAAATCCTCATCATACCGTTCAGGTTAACGGTTCCTCATTCATATCCTTATTAATAAAtggtttcttttatattaatgttcattttgtttcacttttaaatgaaatattgGTGTCAACTTTAACTAAAATTGTTTACACCTTTAATATCATCTCATAGGCATGGCGGCTGGTCATTAGTGCCTCTGAATTATTGTTATgtttaaataaaaattttataTACACGTTTAATAAAGTTAATTTCATGGAAATATCTATCAATAAGCACAACTTGTTTCTATAAATAATTGATCTCCTATTAATCATAAATTTGAAGGATACTTGATACAGGTACAGTAAATGAATGATATATTATACTCTATTAAATATGCAGCTCATGGTCAACACGTGCAAAATTCTGATAATATATATGACACtagaattaaaaatatgCATTATGTCaattaataaattgaaagtaTGTTGATGAATATCATGCAGTCCACCAAAATCCAATATACCGTCTAGGCTTGCTATGATAGCATTGATTGGTAGTGTAGCTGTTTCATTGAACTTcaacaataaatatttcCCTCTTCTAATCACCTTGACAATGGGTGGATAGAAGGCTCTTTAAAAAAGCATATGAATgcaaaattagaaaaaacAACAGCATATTCTAGCGCACAAACCCTTTTCAGATTTGATTGAGTATCTTTCTACTGCAGAATCATATCTCTGTTGTTGatcattaaagaaattatcCTTCGCATTGTTGGATCCCTTTTGGTATTGCATGTGTGCCCTTGAGTTCTTCCTCTTTGTCTGCAATTTATGTTGTGACTGCGATTTCCTCCTATCTTGTGTACCCATTGAATCGTATCCTTGGTTCATGTTAGGTTGTGTCAGTGTGTGATATATTACATCCGAACTGTGCTCTGATAGGTTCGAGAGATGCTTTTTGTCGGTAGACATTGcctctttttgttttgatggAGTTgctaatttatttttagcGCTATGCATGGCTGTCTGAGCCAGTTGTacttgttgttgttgtgaTGTTCTTTTCGAGTCATTTCTTTGTCGTCCTGTATTTCCATTATTCTTTGCAccattgttgttattattgttatttctTGGTTGCGCATTCCCGTAGCCGTGTAGATTAGCTCTCTTATTGACTCGTATATCCCATCCAGCACCATTGTTAAGGTCCATCCAGTCGTAATGGCCATCGTCTTTGTAACCTTTTGATAGTAGTACACCATCCATCAAAGATATTAAATAATCATAATCTGGGTCTTCGTCAAATTTTAATGAGCGAGTATATTTCAGGTAAGTAGCAAACTGAGACGGTATTTGGTTGCTTAGTAATAGTTCATCGGGATTTAGTTTTTGTTTCGTTAGACCAATCTTTTCATACTTAAGTTTATTATTTGGAGCTTTCAACCCTTGCCAAGGCAAAGAGCCTCtcaagaaataaaaaaatacgTGCCCCAGAGACTCTAAGTCGTCCCTTCTGGATTGTTCTCTTCCAAAATGTGTATTGATAGACATGTATCTTGCTGTCCCGCTTAATGACTTCCTTTCGCGGTACGGTATATGTTGTTTTGTTCTGGGATCTCTGTACTGTTTAGCCATACCAAAGTCCACCATGTAGATAAGATTAGGATCTCCACCTGCCGACTGAGCGCAGTATTTAACACATTCGCCATTGTTGTTACTTGCTTTCTGAAACTCGGAAATTAGGAAGTTATCTGGTTTAATATCTCTGTATATTAGGTCGTGGTCGTGAATGATTCGTACTCTTTCAATCATCTGTTTAGCCAGCATACATGTTGTCTTGATCGAGAATTTCCTCCCACACCACTCAAACAAATCCTCAAGTGATGGGCCCAGGAGGTCGATGATAAGGACATTGTGCATTCCTTCCTGTCCGAAGTAGTACGCATGCGGTATACCTTTGCTCCCGTTCAGTATTCTGTATGCCCTAAACTCGTCCCTCAATTGAGGCGCATCTGAGTGCCTAGGCTCGAACTTGATGGCAACTGGGAACCCAGCCAGTGAGTTCCCATTCCCGTTCCCGCTCCCATGCGCACTCCCACTCCCACTCCCATGGCCCTGCCTGCCGTCGCTGGAGTTCAAGATGTTCTGCCCTTCAAATATGACACCAAAGGAACCCTCGCCGATCTTGGGTCCCACCGCATAGTGCATGCCTACCACATGCTGGTACCCAGAACGAGGGTTGCTACCAGTGCGTTGGCCAGACATGTTTCGTTTCCACTGTCGCTGTCCTTGTCCTTCCTAAATGAAACTGCAGCTGTAATACGCAAGGATTCTATGCCAGCCTCTTCGCAAGGACTCCCCAGATGCAGCTCAGAGATCGATGTGAGTATCCAGAAATATGTCTAGAAATATGATTCTTGTGCGACGTGAAGTCCCAAAGGGATTTGattagaagaaaaattttggtCGTTGAAAGACACTTTGGGAAGACGAGAAGTATAAAGCGCAAGGTGAAGTGGTAGTACTATTGGGGTCTCTGGAGCTGGAGTTGGAGCTAGGGCGCGCGGCGATGTTTGAAGTTGGCGGCAAGTGTTTAGCGTATCATGGTCCGCTGTTGTATGAGGCCAAGATTTTGAGGCGGTGGAACCCGAAGCTGGAGAAGGTTGAGTACTCGGTGCCGTTGAAGAGTGGTGAGGAGGATGGGTTGCCTGAGAGCATGAACCGGGAGGAATTCTACTACTATATTCATTACCAAGGGTGGAAGTCGAGCTGGGATGAGTGGGTGAGTGTTGACCGGATCATGGAGTTGACGGAGGCCAATATCGAGTTAAAGAAGCAGCTGGTGATGGAGGCCAAGAAGGCGTCGCTGGCTCAGCAGCAGAAGACGAAGAACGGTGGATCCGCGAAGCGTGGTGGTGGCGGTGCACACTCAGAGAGCAACCACGGCGGCAGGAGGTCCGGATCAGGGGATCGTCGGGACTCGAATGCGGAAGAGCGCGGGATTGTGCCGAGCGAGGGGCCCTTCAGGACATCCTCAGTGATGAGCTACAACTTCTCGCGAAACAAGCTTCGAATCCATATACCTATGATCCTAGAGAGCATGCTGGTCGACGACTGGGAGATAGTCAcgaaggagaagaagatcagCAACTTGCCAAACCCGTTTCCAGTGGAAACCATCCTGGATAGGTTCTACAAGGACGTCGCTACTAGGACTACATCACCCGTAGAGCTCTCGCTGGTTGAAGAGTACGTGTACGGTTTGAAGCAGTACTTCAACGAGGCCATCGGGAACTTACTACTGTACAAGCTGGAACGCTTGCAATACGAACAAGTGTTCTACCCGACACCAGAACAGCAACAGGCAATGACGCCCGTGGAGCGTTCATTGTCCGGCAGGCGACCAGGGCAACTCTACGGGGTGCTGCATCTACTCCGATTGATAAGCATTCTCCCGGAAATGCTAAGCAACTGCGTCGGCATGGACACCCAAGCAATAAACGTAATCCTCAGACACACCGAGAAGCTGCTGCTGTGGCTAGTGGACCGCATAGAAGACTTGCTCCCACACAAAGTGCACAAGTCCTACTACACCAACACCTCGAGCCAGTACGAAGGCGTAGCACTCGGCCTGTGAGCCCCCCGCCCCCGACCTGTGTAGTACATACCCATTATATATGATCCGTAGCACTATGACAACCGGATACCATTGTTTAGAAGCTATAATTTATTATAAACTGTCAAGGGTCCCTTCTTAGAAAGCATTGCAGAGAATGCACAAAATACCTGCTGTCATAGCaggtgaaaaaaaaaaaaactggaAAAGTGTTTGGGCCCTTTTAAAGATGCTAATACACTTTCAGAGATAGTTGGGAGAGCTGGAAAAGGAAGTAAACTCACTTAGCGAGTAGTAGTCACAGCGATCTGCttgtattttctttatagGCTGTGTTTTTGCGAGATGGTGGAGAATCACAGTTATAATGTTACACCCGAGTCCGTGTCGCTCCCGTCGTCGGGTGGAGAAGTGCACGTCGTGCGGAAACGGTCTAAGACTGTCAGTATGGTGGTTGGAGAGGATGGACAGTATCGCTACAAGTGTCCGCATCCGACCTGTGACAAGTCCTTCAGCCGGCAGGAGCACCTTTCTCGACACAAGCTGAATCATTGGCCCAAGGAGATATTCAAGTGCCACTATGTGTCGCCGTTGTCGGGTCAGCCCTGCGGTAAGACGTTTGTGAGAAGAGATCTGCTGAACAGGCATGAGAAGAGACACGAGAACAAGTCATATACGGGGCGGAAATCGCGATCGATCTCTAGGGAGATCACACCCGGAATCACGTCGCCCGTTGCGGAGTCACCCTCGAACCCGAGCTTTCAGCATTCAGAAACTTCCGCTTATGCGACCAGCTCGAGAAGTAACAGCAATAGTAGTTTCACTGTTGGGAAATTCTCCGTGACGCCGCAGGAGGAAAGCGGcaacaaaaggaaaagacAGCGAACTAAGTCGTCACAGAAACTAAATGAAACCACTGACTCTATAGGGCCCATTGACCCTAAACTACTGGATCCTTCAGAGGCAGACAGAAGCATATATACTACACCTgcagaaaaagaagaggaCAAACCGAAGACCATTCCAGTATACAATAATGACGTACTAATTAATGCTAATAACAATATTGAAGACCCTAATGATGACACTATTATGACTTTTATTTCCAAGAAGAACGCTCGCAAACAGCAAAAATTGGTAAAAATTGCTCCCAAACCCCATAATTCTAGAGCCCGACCAGCAAATACTGTAATTGATCCGGCCattcatcaattttcttACCCAGAACGGAAATCTGTTGATCATAAATTTAATAACGAATCCATTCCGGCGCCATATAACGCTGAGCTATTAAATTATGGTAATACAATAGTACAAGAAAAAtctcaaaagaaaagatcaCAGTCAGGGCCAGATGGCTCCAACGTAAGCAGAGATGTCTTTGATTGGAACTCTGTTATGGCGGACCGAGATGATGCACATCAATCCATCTCTAATTCAAACTCAAGTACCAATCTTAATAAAGTTTATGATCTATTCTCCATTGATTTCTTGAGTGATGATCCTTTACAAAACTTTATGCAAGAATTATCAGTTGGACACAAACAAGGTGGATCTATGACATCAGCACAAGCTTCCACACAGTCAACAAATCCTGTTAATAGTCCTACTCAGGATAGTAATTGCTCATCCAATGGTTTGAGGAAATCAGAAGATATTCATTTGCAAGCCATGCCAAAATTTGACGACAGTCAGAAGTCTCATATTAAGGATAACCTATCTACACAAAAGATTAATATAAACaactttatcaaaaaagataaagaacAAAGGATATTGGAACGTGATAGCGATTCCAAGCGTCTTCATCacaagaagaggaagaacaTGAAACTATCCATGAGACAAATACCATCATTCTTTTTTACTGATCAGGCCACCAAGTTTGACATATCCAAGGATAAATGTTTGGAACTGTTTAACCTTGTTCCTGAATTAAGATATATACCAGCAATtgagttgaagaagtcTTTGAAATCTTTCTGGTATAATTTCCACCCACAGTATGGACTTTTACATAAGCCATCATTCAATGTGAACGATGCCCCTGCCATATTGATTCTTTCGATGATAATGACTGGTGCTAGCTTCCTAGGTTCGAATGCCAGAGAAATGGTGAGTGACCCAATTTGTGGACCTTTGCGATGGATCATTTTCTCACACCCAGATTTCCAACCACCTTCACAAACA includes:
- the DSE1 gene encoding Dse1p (CAGL0K02277g~Ortholog(s) have role in cell adhesion involved in single-species biofilm formation, cell separation after cytokinesis, cell wall organization and cellular response to glucose starvation, more), producing MTDYYEPINIFRQCAISVKKRGQEHGLDVATRRVASWQRSAKLNSPTLRKVSDDYFLTKKVKSDYWQVSDMDLSATAFSSVGNLVMVTSNKDQDNVKLYTYAEDPNSMRQLQTITVPGAPITTATLLPAAEFNPTAYVPDHEQLLLTGHRDGIVNLISTSFTKGESRIVKRYNHRKHLVSMANEVMNIDTKHKDEIEQLLANHKQKSNSARAMPVRSIKPWNGMGFVSLINDSLFVFTLNNTKTPQYLNSFPGIQSFAIQTHSNPYLLGLTGTHFGANNIALLDLKKTLYIPDPVIDKEYRKSSSRSVSSDCTWISSCYLAQALGKEVNIWDVRRTDGKPKAKILPNKGVIEHLSYHYETDTLFSSDDQGNIIAWDLTNLDRLEYCGLVHGLDAVKYNMNLPINDSNYSQCGNVVVNGNNNSACTYRKLARKIEVNQRAGTLFSYCDHELGLHRLFSAPVEISLQLSDTETINYESEEEEVMVHVDKLHDNSHENSSILHSDSTTLHSRDFDSYSDNESANTTDNDNELAYMDTFKRPVPAFLDEKVAAYNNPVLSSSSSTLAYGYF
- the SDD4 gene encoding Sdd4p (CAGL0K02343g~Ortholog(s) have sequence-specific DNA binding activity), which codes for MVENHSYNVTPESVSLPSSGGEVHVVRKRSKTVSMVVGEDGQYRYKCPHPTCDKSFSRQEHLSRHKLNHWPKEIFKCHYVSPLSGQPCGKTFVRRDLLNRHEKRHENKSYTGRKSRSISREITPGITSPVAESPSNPSFQHSETSAYATSSRSNSNSSFTVGKFSVTPQEESGNKRKRQRTKSSQKLNETTDSIGPIDPKLLDPSEADRSIYTTPAEKEEDKPKTIPVYNNDVLINANNNIEDPNDDTIMTFISKKNARKQQKLVKIAPKPHNSRARPANTVIDPAIHQFSYPERKSVDHKFNNESIPAPYNAELLNYGNTIVQEKSQKKRSQSGPDGSNVSRDVFDWNSVMADRDDAHQSISNSNSSTNLNKVYDLFSIDFLSDDPLQNFMQELSVGHKQGGSMTSAQASTQSTNPVNSPTQDSNCSSNGLRKSEDIHLQAMPKFDDSQKSHIKDNLSTQKININNFIKKDKEQRILERDSDSKRLHHKKRKNMKLSMRQIPSFFFTDQATKFDISKDKCLELFNLVPELRYIPAIELKKSLKSFWYNFHPQYGLLHKPSFNVNDAPAILILSMIMTGASFLGSNAREMVSDPICGPLRWIIFSHPDFQPPSQTYIIQSLLLLEGYEKASTNRYLHERSFLHHGTTIQLLRRTPSLGGHPSIVKREGNTTAAKILDDEQGQRDALEEIYRQWIDFEMLKRIAFYAFYMDTTHAVVFGYWNLFIHCNQIQLNLPCSDEIWESYDLSYETLLNNGFGGEARVENYQFLPTLKSLMNEVTETLRIQKLKAPTSSTPEAVKAAIDSVDKVSGRKWNIRSIFGKKLLLAGIISIMFQCQEAVLPTTFRVGDGTDQVFSWTEIVSFAANYWLIKVQGDCTAAKSCMVSCGNDSDILTNSDVTVDEDVIKLDLLGEEADTICKIPVYHVIQIVLRIFHNDYYIYAGAPWRMNVRLDKDEYSVVSNRVRKFASDPYNGGVAIVHGFQFLFQMFLKVDSSENDGKERTITFKDYDINSDYIITRPNTVALISVLIWCYNNVLFGPESQIWDNSKEEDVEASEENTRKNNEAKELYTPKESFEQYLIRMYHSLYIDTNTDVITYQNEIWAKATILGTIPNTNNMCGMMLYMRDTYRRSFWDLGREFGNLFDNCLERSMGKSSPTCFNMYDV
- the EAF3 gene encoding Eaf3p (CAGL0K02321g~Ortholog(s) have role in DNA repair, establishment or maintenance of cell polarity regulating cell shape, histone deacetylation and negative regulation of antisense RNA transcription, more), which codes for MFEVGGKCLAYHGPLLYEAKILRRWNPKLEKVEYSVPLKSGEEDGLPESMNREEFYYYIHYQGWKSSWDEWVSVDRIMELTEANIELKKQLVMEAKKASLAQQQKTKNGGSAKRGGGGAHSESNHGGRRSGSGDRRDSNAEERGIVPSEGPFRTSSVMSYNFSRNKLRIHIPMILESMLVDDWEIVTKEKKISNLPNPFPVETILDRFYKDVATRTTSPVELSLVEEYVYGLKQYFNEAIGNLLLYKLERLQYEQVFYPTPEQQQAMTPVERSLSGRRPGQLYGVLHLLRLISILPEMLSNCVGMDTQAINVILRHTEKLLLWLVDRIEDLLPHKVHKSYYTNTSSQYEGVALGL
- the RSP5 gene encoding NEDD4 family E3 ubiquitin-protein ligase (CAGL0K02255g~Ortholog(s) have phosphatidylinositol binding, ubiquitin binding, ubiquitin protein ligase activity), whose translation is MPAISVKLVAAESLYRRDVFRSPDPFAVLTIDGYQTKSTAAAKKTLNPYWNETFRFDDINENSILTIQVFDQKKFKKKDQGFLGVVNIRVGDVLGHLDEDTATQTRAKEETITRDLKRSNDGMAVSGRLIIVLSKVAGSGSGSATASANGSSTAAETTASAMGNLSLDNSTNVNSSPIANHNSSTMSSSASGTRTVQAASLTPRPTAQAVETTLQSGNQSNPAATAAAANVANRQYSSFEDQYGRLPPGWERRTDNFGRTYYVDHNTRTTTWKRPTLEQSEQERGSQLTANTELERRQHRGRTLPGNVTDGVTVQVGGTSTTPAINGAAAAAFAATGATTSGLGELPSGWEQRFTPEGRAYFVDHNTRTTTWVDPRRQQYIRTYGPTNTTIQQQPVSQLGPLPSGWEMRLTNTARVYFVDHNTKTTTWDDPRLPSSLDQNVPQYKRDFRRKVIYFRSQPALRILPGQCHIKVRRNNIFEDAYQEIMRQTPEDLKKRLMIKFDGEEGLDYGGVSREFFFLLSHEMFNPFYCLFEYSAHDNYTIQINSNSGINPEHLNYFKFIGRVVGLGVFHRRFLDAFFVGALYKMMLRKKVALQDMEGVDADVYNSLKWMLENSIDGVLDLTFSADDERFGEVVTVDLKPDGRNIEVTDEVKKEYVELYSQWRIVDRVSEQFKAFMDGFNELIPEDLVTVFDERELELLIGGIAEIDIEDWKKHTDYRGYQESDEVIQWFWKCVSEWDNEQRARLLQFTTGTSRIPVNGFKDLQGSDGPRRFTIEKAGEVEQLPKSHTCFNRVDLPPYADYDSMAKKLTLAVEETIGFGQE
- the YCK3 gene encoding casein kinase YCK3 (CAGL0K02299g~Ortholog(s) have protein kinase activity, role in protein phosphorylation, vesicle-mediated transport and fungal-type vacuole membrane, nucleus, plasma membrane localization) — translated: MSGQRTGSNPRSGYQHVVGMHYAVGPKIGEGSFGVIFEGQNILNSSDGRQGHGSGSGSAHGSGNGNGNSLAGFPVAIKFEPRHSDAPQLRDEFRAYRILNGSKGIPHAYYFGQEGMHNVLIIDLLGPSLEDLFEWCGRKFSIKTTCMLAKQMIERVRIIHDHDLIYRDIKPDNFLISEFQKASNNNGECVKYCAQSAGGDPNLIYMVDFGMAKQYRDPRTKQHIPYRERKSLSGTARYMSINTHFGREQSRRDDLESLGHVFFYFLRGSLPWQGLKAPNNKLKYEKIGLTKQKLNPDELLLSNQIPSQFATYLKYTRSLKFDEDPDYDYLISLMDGVLLSKGYKDDGHYDWMDLNNGAGWDIRVNKRANLHGYGNAQPRNNNNNNNGAKNNGNTGRQRNDSKRTSQQQQVQLAQTAMHSAKNKLATPSKQKEAMSTDKKHLSNLSEHSSDVIYHTLTQPNMNQGYDSMGTQDRRKSQSQHKLQTKRKNSRAHMQYQKGSNNAKDNFFNDQQQRYDSAVERYSIKSEKGLCARICCCFF